One genomic window of Choloepus didactylus isolate mChoDid1 chromosome 27, mChoDid1.pri, whole genome shotgun sequence includes the following:
- the LOC119521770 gene encoding caspase recruitment domain-containing protein 8-like isoform X2, giving the protein MEKDKPSEQRRSWIMRWFQRWLSGGRSHTVTQEDGTGHHSDDQKRCDLVVIPEERTLSLQAESNVYDVFRNAIARYRASSGWPKHDEEVASPSTIHNIGVLLRSCGDEIPSPTIPIISKLEETWDWLKGSISSEEKPLVSSLATNLGSGIKTDCKYNQFLGPGGNVDVELTDESGNRYSVRLPAAGSYLWRAAGLGFVVRAAVTLQVAFASWDPHLAPVLQDPERWMVAGPLFDVAAEPGEAVAEIHLPHFVSLQGAVDVAWFQVAHFKEEGMILEQPARVEPFHAALENPSFSLMGVLLRIASGTRLSVPITSSTLVYHHAHPEDSKFHLYLIPSDSLLRKAIDEEEAKFQGMRLQTSPPLEPLNFASRYIVSCSAQLEIIPEEMKLSSRGPREIHHFTKIYAGQMKEQIQLEITDKRHGTLVWKTLVKPVDLQFGAASAPPTFSGAAFVKENLRHLQARLGDLSGVLDDLQDSEVLTENEKELVEQAQTQQRRNETLLRFMRNKGDQALEKLYRSLNERDPYLVSYLRQPSLSH; this is encoded by the exons atggaaaaagataaaccTTCAGAACAGAGGCGTTCCTGGATCATGAGGTGGTTCCAGAGATG GTTGTCTGGAGGGAGATCCCATACAGTCACACAGGAAGACGGAACAGGACATCACTCTGATGATCAGAAGCGCTGTGACTTGGTGGTAATTCCAGAGGAGAGAACCCTCTCTCTTCAGGCTGAATCCAATGTGTATGATGTTTTTAG GAATGCGATTGCTAGGTACAGAGCGAGTTCCGGTTGGCCCAAACATGATGAGGAAGTGGCATCGCCATCAACAATACACAACATTGGTGTTCTGCTTAGGTCCTGTGGGGATGAGATCCCCAG CCCAACGATCCCGATCATCAGCAAATTAGAAGAAACATGGGATTGGCTAAAAG GAAGTATTTCCTCAGAAGAGAAGCCACTGGTGTCCTCCTTGGCTACTAATCTCGGTTCGGGGATTAAAACAGATTGTAAATATAATCAGTTTCTGGGACCTGGAGGAAATGTGGATGTTGAGTTAACCGATGAAAGTGGAAACAGATACAG CGTCCGCCTCCCGGCTGCCGGCTCGTACCTGTGGCGGGCCGCGGGCCTGGGCTTCGTGGTGCGGGCGGCCGTGACCCTGCAGGTGGCGTTTGCGTCTTGGGATCCGCACCTGGCCCCGGTCCTGCAGGACCCCGAGCGCTGGATGGTGGCGGGCCCCTTGTTCGACGTGGCGGCGGAGCCCGGGGAGGCCGTGGCCGAAATCCACCTGCCCCACTTCGTCTCCCTGCAAG GTGCGGTCGACGTCGCCTGGTTCCAGGTCGCCCATTTTAAGGAGGAAGGGATGATCCTGGAACAGCCGGCGCGCGTGGAGCCTTTCCACGCCGCCCTGGAGAACCCCAGCTTCTCGCTGATGGGGGTTCTGCTCCGGATCGCCAGCGGCACCCGCCTCTCGGTGCCCATCACTTCCAGCACGCTCGTCTATCACCACGCACATCCCGAGGACAGTAAATTCCACTTGTACCTTATCCCCAGCGACTCCTTACTAAGGAAG GCAATAGATGAGGAAGAAGCTAAGTTCCAGGGAATGCGCCTGCAGACCTCACCCCCACTGGAACCCCTGAACTTTGCCTCCCGTTACATCGTGTCTTGTTCTGCACAACTGGAAATAATACCCGAG GAGATGAAATTGTCCTCCAGGGGCCCTCGAGAAATACATCATTTCACTAAAATCTATGCTGGGCAGATGAAGGAACAAATCCAACTTGAAATTACTGACAAAAGACACGGGACTTTGGTTTGGAAAACTTTGGTGAAGCCAG TGGATCTCCAGTTTGGAGCTGCATCAGCCCCTCCCACTTTCTCAG GCGCAGCCTTCGTGAAGGAGAACCTGCGGCACCTCCAAGCCAGGCTGGGGGACCTGAGCGGGGTGCTAGATGACCTCCAGGACAGCGAGGTCCTCACTGAGAATGAGAAGGAGCTGGTGGAGCAGGCGCAGACCCAGCAGAGGAGGAATGAGACCCTGCTGAGGTTCATGAGGAACAAAGGAGACCAGGCCCTGGAGAAGCTCTACAGGAGCCTCAATGAAAGAGACCCTTACCTCGTGTCCTACCTCAGGCAGCCGAGTTTGTCACACTGA
- the LOC119521770 gene encoding caspase recruitment domain-containing protein 8-like isoform X1: MEKDKPSEQRRSWIMRWFQRWLSGGRSHTVTQEDGTGHHSDDQKRCDLVVIPEERTLSLQAESNVYDVFRNAIARYRASSGWPKHDEEVASPSTIHNIGVLLRSCGDEIPSPTIPIISKLEETWDWLKGSISSEEKPLVSSLATNLGSGIKTDCKYNQFLGPGGNVDVELTDESGNRYSVRLPAAGSYLWRAAGLGFVVRAAVTLQVAFASWDPHLAPVLQDPERWMVAGPLFDVAAEPGEAVAEIHLPHFVSLQAGAVDVAWFQVAHFKEEGMILEQPARVEPFHAALENPSFSLMGVLLRIASGTRLSVPITSSTLVYHHAHPEDSKFHLYLIPSDSLLRKAIDEEEAKFQGMRLQTSPPLEPLNFASRYIVSCSAQLEIIPEEMKLSSRGPREIHHFTKIYAGQMKEQIQLEITDKRHGTLVWKTLVKPVDLQFGAASAPPTFSGAAFVKENLRHLQARLGDLSGVLDDLQDSEVLTENEKELVEQAQTQQRRNETLLRFMRNKGDQALEKLYRSLNERDPYLVSYLRQPSLSH; this comes from the exons atggaaaaagataaaccTTCAGAACAGAGGCGTTCCTGGATCATGAGGTGGTTCCAGAGATG GTTGTCTGGAGGGAGATCCCATACAGTCACACAGGAAGACGGAACAGGACATCACTCTGATGATCAGAAGCGCTGTGACTTGGTGGTAATTCCAGAGGAGAGAACCCTCTCTCTTCAGGCTGAATCCAATGTGTATGATGTTTTTAG GAATGCGATTGCTAGGTACAGAGCGAGTTCCGGTTGGCCCAAACATGATGAGGAAGTGGCATCGCCATCAACAATACACAACATTGGTGTTCTGCTTAGGTCCTGTGGGGATGAGATCCCCAG CCCAACGATCCCGATCATCAGCAAATTAGAAGAAACATGGGATTGGCTAAAAG GAAGTATTTCCTCAGAAGAGAAGCCACTGGTGTCCTCCTTGGCTACTAATCTCGGTTCGGGGATTAAAACAGATTGTAAATATAATCAGTTTCTGGGACCTGGAGGAAATGTGGATGTTGAGTTAACCGATGAAAGTGGAAACAGATACAG CGTCCGCCTCCCGGCTGCCGGCTCGTACCTGTGGCGGGCCGCGGGCCTGGGCTTCGTGGTGCGGGCGGCCGTGACCCTGCAGGTGGCGTTTGCGTCTTGGGATCCGCACCTGGCCCCGGTCCTGCAGGACCCCGAGCGCTGGATGGTGGCGGGCCCCTTGTTCGACGTGGCGGCGGAGCCCGGGGAGGCCGTGGCCGAAATCCACCTGCCCCACTTCGTCTCCCTGCAAG CAGGTGCGGTCGACGTCGCCTGGTTCCAGGTCGCCCATTTTAAGGAGGAAGGGATGATCCTGGAACAGCCGGCGCGCGTGGAGCCTTTCCACGCCGCCCTGGAGAACCCCAGCTTCTCGCTGATGGGGGTTCTGCTCCGGATCGCCAGCGGCACCCGCCTCTCGGTGCCCATCACTTCCAGCACGCTCGTCTATCACCACGCACATCCCGAGGACAGTAAATTCCACTTGTACCTTATCCCCAGCGACTCCTTACTAAGGAAG GCAATAGATGAGGAAGAAGCTAAGTTCCAGGGAATGCGCCTGCAGACCTCACCCCCACTGGAACCCCTGAACTTTGCCTCCCGTTACATCGTGTCTTGTTCTGCACAACTGGAAATAATACCCGAG GAGATGAAATTGTCCTCCAGGGGCCCTCGAGAAATACATCATTTCACTAAAATCTATGCTGGGCAGATGAAGGAACAAATCCAACTTGAAATTACTGACAAAAGACACGGGACTTTGGTTTGGAAAACTTTGGTGAAGCCAG TGGATCTCCAGTTTGGAGCTGCATCAGCCCCTCCCACTTTCTCAG GCGCAGCCTTCGTGAAGGAGAACCTGCGGCACCTCCAAGCCAGGCTGGGGGACCTGAGCGGGGTGCTAGATGACCTCCAGGACAGCGAGGTCCTCACTGAGAATGAGAAGGAGCTGGTGGAGCAGGCGCAGACCCAGCAGAGGAGGAATGAGACCCTGCTGAGGTTCATGAGGAACAAAGGAGACCAGGCCCTGGAGAAGCTCTACAGGAGCCTCAATGAAAGAGACCCTTACCTCGTGTCCTACCTCAGGCAGCCGAGTTTGTCACACTGA
- the LOC119521770 gene encoding caspase recruitment domain-containing protein 8-like isoform X3 — MEKDKPSEQRRSWIMRWFQRWLSGGRSHTVTQEDGTGHHSDDQKRCDLVVIPEERTLSLQAESNVYDVFRNAIARYRASSGWPKHDEEVASPSTIHNIGVLLRSCGDEIPSPTIPIISKLEETWDWLKGSISSEEKPLVSSLATNLGSGIKTDCKYNQFLGPGGNVDVELTDESGNRYSVRLPAAGSYLWRAAGLGFVVRAAVTLQVAFASWDPHLAPVLQDPERWMVAGPLFDVAAEPGEAVAEIHLPHFVSLQAGAVDVAWFQVAHFKEEGMILEQPARVEPFHAALENPSFSLMGVLLRIASGTRLSVPITSSTLVYHHAHPEDSKFHLYLIPSDSLLRKAIDEEEAKFQGMRLQTSPPLEPLNFASRYIVSCSAQLEIIPEEMKLSSRGPREIHHFTKIYAGQMKEQIQLEITDKRHGTLVWKTLVKPVDLQFGAASAPPTFSVGLCK, encoded by the exons atggaaaaagataaaccTTCAGAACAGAGGCGTTCCTGGATCATGAGGTGGTTCCAGAGATG GTTGTCTGGAGGGAGATCCCATACAGTCACACAGGAAGACGGAACAGGACATCACTCTGATGATCAGAAGCGCTGTGACTTGGTGGTAATTCCAGAGGAGAGAACCCTCTCTCTTCAGGCTGAATCCAATGTGTATGATGTTTTTAG GAATGCGATTGCTAGGTACAGAGCGAGTTCCGGTTGGCCCAAACATGATGAGGAAGTGGCATCGCCATCAACAATACACAACATTGGTGTTCTGCTTAGGTCCTGTGGGGATGAGATCCCCAG CCCAACGATCCCGATCATCAGCAAATTAGAAGAAACATGGGATTGGCTAAAAG GAAGTATTTCCTCAGAAGAGAAGCCACTGGTGTCCTCCTTGGCTACTAATCTCGGTTCGGGGATTAAAACAGATTGTAAATATAATCAGTTTCTGGGACCTGGAGGAAATGTGGATGTTGAGTTAACCGATGAAAGTGGAAACAGATACAG CGTCCGCCTCCCGGCTGCCGGCTCGTACCTGTGGCGGGCCGCGGGCCTGGGCTTCGTGGTGCGGGCGGCCGTGACCCTGCAGGTGGCGTTTGCGTCTTGGGATCCGCACCTGGCCCCGGTCCTGCAGGACCCCGAGCGCTGGATGGTGGCGGGCCCCTTGTTCGACGTGGCGGCGGAGCCCGGGGAGGCCGTGGCCGAAATCCACCTGCCCCACTTCGTCTCCCTGCAAG CAGGTGCGGTCGACGTCGCCTGGTTCCAGGTCGCCCATTTTAAGGAGGAAGGGATGATCCTGGAACAGCCGGCGCGCGTGGAGCCTTTCCACGCCGCCCTGGAGAACCCCAGCTTCTCGCTGATGGGGGTTCTGCTCCGGATCGCCAGCGGCACCCGCCTCTCGGTGCCCATCACTTCCAGCACGCTCGTCTATCACCACGCACATCCCGAGGACAGTAAATTCCACTTGTACCTTATCCCCAGCGACTCCTTACTAAGGAAG GCAATAGATGAGGAAGAAGCTAAGTTCCAGGGAATGCGCCTGCAGACCTCACCCCCACTGGAACCCCTGAACTTTGCCTCCCGTTACATCGTGTCTTGTTCTGCACAACTGGAAATAATACCCGAG GAGATGAAATTGTCCTCCAGGGGCCCTCGAGAAATACATCATTTCACTAAAATCTATGCTGGGCAGATGAAGGAACAAATCCAACTTGAAATTACTGACAAAAGACACGGGACTTTGGTTTGGAAAACTTTGGTGAAGCCAG TGGATCTCCAGTTTGGAGCTGCATCAGCCCCTCCCACTTTCTCAG